One Triticum dicoccoides isolate Atlit2015 ecotype Zavitan chromosome 3B, WEW_v2.0, whole genome shotgun sequence genomic window, aacagctgcgagggcCTCTCGctgggcaaggtgggactaaaaaaccagctgcagaaagaatccactaaaaaacagttgcagaaaataaaaaattagacaggtccattggtaccggttggtggagcCAACCGGTACGAATACccctctttggtaccggttggtgccaccaaccggtaccaatgccctccttttgtcccggttggtaccacttgTTATATGTGGCGCTAGCTGCTTAATTGCGTCCAACCACCAAGCAACACATAAGTACGTAGGAGCCGGCCAAAACGGCGCCGATGTATTATTGTGGATCATGGCTACAGAGGTAGACCATGGCGGTAACAGTTTCCCTGGTGATGAGCACTCTTTGGTGATATAGTTCATCCTTGTAGATCATCATGCGTTATTGACCTGCCTGCATATATTCTTTTCTGGGTATCTCACCTTTTTCTTTTCAGAATCTCACCTGAACTTTGCATGCTTCCATTGGACTGAAGACTGCACGTGGGTCCATATGCAGCCATCAGCCATGCATGTATAGGTGCATGCATGTGGGTAATTATCGAAAAAGTCTTTCGCCctgttttatatataaagcaatgatcACCAACAACCCAGTACAACACACGCCCCTAAAACACACACACTcccaaggcaggatacataggcgctgagcgcagcaacaccatccCTAGCACTACAAGAGCCACCGAGGGCCTCAACCGTGAACACGCCACCGCGAAGAGAAGCTACATATGACGCACAGTGGGCTCCAAGACGGTGCCTACAGGAAGGTTACGGCACCGAAGCACCGCCACCGCCCGACCCAAAGATCAGAGTTTCCCCCGGAGCAACACGACGGGCAGTGAGAGTCGCGGCGACGCCTTCAAGAATGAAACGAGTTTCGCCGTTGCCGGTCAATGCGAAGATAGAACATGTTTTCACCACGACAAATGTTCACTGCCATCGAACGCCATACCCTggctaccacgccgcccacacggccatggccaccaGGCAGCACCAAGTCACGAGCTTTGCCCAGGAGCACCAcgacaccaccaccagggccgaCGCCCCAGCATCCAGGACCTTGACGCCACCTCATCCGCCACCgaccgctaccccaaccaaagagacgaaTGGAAAGGAACCGCCATTCGCACTCCTGAGAACTCCCCAGCGTCGAGACCCGATAGTCCGGCCAAAACTGGCCACCATCGACCTGTCCTGCTACCGGGCACGAGACGAGCCCCGTCCTGCTGTCGGGCACTAGACGAGtcaggtcctgctgccgggcgcgagacgaactCGGTCCTGCCGCCGGGCGCGAGACGGGCGATGGGCGCCGTTGGGAGAGGGCCAACCCTTCGATGAAGGTTGCGCCCGACCGACGGGGAGAAGAATCGAAGGTCGGCGAGGGCGCTCACCGACAAGCAGACGCCGAAGAAGTCCAGCCGCCGCCGTGAGACGAGCCAGACCAACGCCATGGGTCGCCACCACGCCGTGGCAGCCCACATCCACGTCGGGACCCCGAGGGGCAGCCCCGAACCATCGCCACCACCCTCGCCGCCAATAGCCGCCGCACGCCAGGTCGGCCGAAGCCCACACCGCCGCCAGCGCCACCACCAGCacgaaccaccaccaccaccaccaccgcgccgCCACTCCACCGACCACCGCGGCCCAAGCTGCCCACAAAGACCCAGCCCGCACCGCCCGCCAGATGAGGTTGTCGCAGCATCCACCGCCGCCAGCGCAAGGACGGGCACGCCACTACCGTCAACCTCCGCCGGCGCCGCCGACCAAGCCCCTGCGCCAGATCGAGCGGATCTGGGTAGAGCCTCGCCCGCGTGCCGCCTTCCGAGCCGGAGCATCGCAGCCGCTGCGCTTCACCAGGCACACGCCGCCGACGCGCCGCCTCCGATTGCCGCACCACGCACCCGCCGCCGCGCCGCAGGGCCCTGCAGCAGCGCCGTGCCGCCACCAGGAGCCGCCGTCCTGTGCCGACCACTCCGAGCAGAGGAGAAGAAGGggccccgtcgccgccgcgccaaccgggcttTGCCTGTCAGCGCCAGCCGGCGGCAGCGGGGAAGGAGGGGGAGAGGTGGGGACGATGGGACCAGCTTTCCGAGTTAATTTTCTCAATTTTATTAACCCGGGCGGCTCTTTATTATTGCTTTAAATTTGTAGTTCTTGTTTCAAGTTAAAATTTTTAATTCTCTATTATTTTTATTATATTGATGCTTTATCACATTGCCTTTTATGATGTAGTTCATAGACCATACATAGTGGAATCATATATCTTATTTATTTCCTCTTCCTTCTTTCTATCATCCCTCCCTTTATCCACATCCCTTTAGTTTTGCTTCACAACCTAGAATCCCTTTTCTTTTTTAGAGAAAAAATTGCAGTTGCTACAACTATATGACACATCTACTCATTTATGATAGAGGTATTTATTCATATAGTGACTGTTTCTTAGTTAGGATCTCGACAATACGAAGCAATAGGTTGGTTATTTAGTTACTTTCTataattactaagtttttttcttaaaaaaagaaaaaataacgaGTCACACACTAAGCATAGCAATTATATTAAATGATTTATCAATTTTCATTAAATCTTATAGAAAGAGGTATAATTTCTTCTTTTGCAGGGATTTCATGAAAAAAGTCTCGTCATTTTTTATTCTATCAATGGACAGAATCCGAAGACAAGATTACTTATTCTTCGTCTACGAATATCCAAATTTTTACACCTAATACTCCATAGATAGTCCGAATTGGATAGCAGCAATAATCAATTTTAGCGCGAATTGTTTGGAGGGGAAGTCTACCCTTTTTAATAGATTCGGCGCGTGCAATTTCTTTTCCTCCGAGACGACCCGCAATTTTTACTTTTACTCCCCTTATATCTGCTTTTTTATTTAATTCAATGGCTTTTTTCATTGCCTTTCGGAATGAAACTCTATTTTTTAATTGGAAAGCTATATATTCTGCAAGAATGTTAGGCTGTCTATAAGGTTCTTTAACTTTTTCGATAGAAATATTAAATCTCTGGTTTACAGAGTTAATTTCCTTTTGTAGATCTTTCTCTAATTCTTCGATTGCTCCTTTTTTCTTTAATAAATTTGGGAATCCAATATGGATTAAGACATGGATCGTATCGATTTCTTTTTGGATTTCTATATGTGTAATTACTTCGGAACTTGAACCTGAGTCCATTTTTCTATTATGTGTAATTACTTCGAAACTTGACTCTGATTCTATTTTTCTATTCGAGCCCTTTTTCCTATTCTTTTGTATATAGTTCTTGATACAATCCCTTATTTTTTTATCTTCCTGTAGACCTTCAAAATAATTTTTTGGTTGTGCGAACCAAAAGGAATGGTGTTTTTGGGTTGTACCAAGTCTGAAACCGAGTGGATTTATTTTTTGTCCCATATTTTTCTATTCTATATTTTTTTTTACTGGGAATTGAAATCTTAGATGGATCTAAAGGTTATTTAGATTTCTTTACTATATTTAGCACAATTGTTATATGACACATTCTTTAATAAATAAATTCGCTTTGTCGAAATCCCTATAATGAGTAGCATTTGCGGCTGCCAAATTAACCAACTTTAAGATGGGATAAGATGCTCAATAGGGCATGAGGTTCAGTATCATAACAGTTTCCTCGTAGTAACGCCAGCGAATCTCGTCAAGAACTCTTTGTGCTTTGAAAACAGACATAGGGATACGTTTTTGTGCTTTGAAAACTCTCTTGAACTTAAGTAGACGATCGGTTGGAACTTTCCTTGCGAGTTTCCTTAGCCCACTTTTCTTCTTCTTTATCCTAGGGATATACTTTACTAGTTTGAAACTTGTCATAAATAAGGTTATTCCCCGCCTACCTTTACTTTATTTTCAATCTTTTTTTATTCTTAATCTTTCTATTCAGAATTCAGTTAACGACGAGATTTAGTATCCTTTCTTGCATTTTCATAACTCGTGAAATGCCGAGTAGGCACGAATTCGCCCAATTTGCGACCTACCATAGGATTTGTTATGTAAATAGGTATATGTTCCTTTCCATTATGAATCGCGATTGTATGGCCAACCATTGTGGGTAGAATGCTAGATGCCCGGGACCACGTTACTATTGTTTATTTCTCCTCCTTCATATTGACCTTTTCTATCTTTGCCAATAAATGATGAGCTACAAAAGGATTCATTTTTTTTCGTGTCACAGCTGATtactccttttttttcctttttaaagaGTGGCATTCTATGTCCAATATCTCGATCGAAGTACGGAGGTCAGAATAAATAGAATAATGATcaatggaaaaaagaaaaaaaatcctttagtTGGATAAGGGGCGGATGTAGCCAAGTGGATCAAGGCAGTGGATTGTGAATCCACCATGCGCGGGTTCAATTCTCGTCGTTCGCCCATCGCATTATTGCAAATTCCAAAAATGCAATTTTCCATATTCCTAGTTATGTATTTACTTACGGCGACGAAGAATAAAACTATCGCTATATTTTTTCCTTTTCCTAGTTCTTCTTCCAAGCGCAGGATAACCCCAAGGGGTTGTGGGTTTTTTTCTACCAATGGGAGCTTTCCCTTCACCGCCCCCATGGGGGTGGTCCACAGGGTTCATAACTACCCCTCTTACTACGGGGCGTTTACCTAGACAACACTTAGATCCGGCTCTACCCAAACTTTTTTGGTTCACCCCAACATTACCCACTTGTCCGACTGTTGCTAAGTAGTTTTGGGATACTAAACGGACCTCCCCAGATGGTAATCTTAAAGTGGCCGATTTACCCTCTTTTGCAATGAGTTTCACTACAGCACCTGCTGCTCTAGCTAATTGCCCACCCCTTCCACGTGTGATTTCTATGTTATGCATGGCCGTGCCTAAGGGCATATCGGTTGAAGTAAATTCTTCTTTTCTCTCAAAAAACCCCTTCCCAAACTGTACAAGCTTCTTCCAAAGCATACGGCTTTCCAGATGTATATGACGATCTCTAGACAGATGGATCTTATATGAATCATATGATGAAGTACCACATGAGTGGATATATAGGAAAGGAATCCAAATCCGTCGAATCGCTCATGTTATGATCTTCTACATCCTAGGTCTCTGCGTTCCGTCATCTGGCTTATGTTCTTCATGTAGCATTCAGATCGAATGACTCTATGAAATTACGTCGATACTTCCACATATTATGGGTAACGTTGGAGACATCCCTATTTTCCCCCAGGGGTCTTAGTTACCACTGCTTAGCTTTCAATTTGCCTCTGACCATCAAATTAAATGTGAATAACCCGTCCTCCTCTCTTTGACACAAGGGGCGCTTCCGGTTCTGTGCGTGCTTCAAAcaattttgtcttctccatattaccATATCTCTAGAGCCAATAATTTTCTATGAGGAACTACTGAACTCAATCACTTGCTGCCGTTACTCAACAGTTTTCTGTTGAGGTCTATCCCATAGAGGTAGTAAAATTGGATCAGTGATTGATTTCTAGGTTTCGTCGTAAACCTAATTGGTTACTTCCAATAACGTAAATCAATAGTTCAAACCGCACTCAAAGGTAGGGCATTTCCCATTGATATAGGAACTTTTGTACCAGAAACAATAGTATCTCCAATTATAGCCCCTCTGGGATGTAAAATATATCTCTTCTCACCATCCCCATAGTGTATGAGACAAATGTATGCATTTCGATTAGGGTCGTATTCTATGGTTACGATTCTACTAGATATGTCTTTTTGATTCCGTCGAAAATCTATTTTACGGTATAGGCGCTTATGACCTCCCCCTCTATGCCTTGCGGTAATGATTCCTCTGGAATTACGACCTTTACCACAACGGTGCCGTCCATGGATCAAATTATTTCGTGGATTGGATTTCACTTGCCTGTCTACGGTTTCCTTGCGTGTGCTCGGGATAGGTGTTTTGTATAAATGTTTCGCCGTATTATTAAGTATTCTCCTTTAGTTTTTTTCTCTATCTAGAAGCGCAGCGGTTTCCAAGATAACTCATTAGAATTATTAATAAGATGGTCCTAATATATTAGCAATATTTAGATTGCCCCCTCTTTTTATTCACTTTATTACTTCTATTCTAGACCCTATCCCTATGGTTTATTCTTATGAAATATCATATAAAATAGAAGGTATAAGAAATGGATATAATGAAATTCTTGATTCGATCTTACGACCTAATTTATTTGATTAATGGATCAACAACCAAACCACCCATTTTATGAAAAATAAGGAGCATGGTCTTATTCAAATTCAAAGCGCTTCGTAATCTTCAACCAGTTCTGTGCTTCAATATAATTTCCCGGAGTAAGCGCTATAGCTTGTTTCCAATATTCAGCAGCTTGATCAAACCAAGCTTCCGCAATTTCCGAATCACCCTGTAGAATGGCCTGTTCTCCTCGGTCGGAATAGGAAGTTCCTTCCCTTAGAACCGTACTTGAGAGTTTCCTACCTCATACGGCTCAGAAATTGCTATCTGGATTTCCCCTATCTTAACTGAATTCGATTTATCAAAAATCGATCCAATTTGTTCTTGGGTTAAGCAGACGAAATTAATTACCTAAGTTTCAAACCCTAATTTTTATCAATAATCAGTTTGATCTTTTTTCCCACCTTCAGAAGAATGAAGCATAGATAGATATAGAGCCTTCGTTCAAATTTTCTGAAAGGTAACTATCCCGGTTTCATATATGAAATCTCTATAGAATCCTTGAAAAAGACTTTTTTCCATAAGAAAGAAAAAAGAACTTACTATCTTTGGGATCTGATACTACACCGCTGCTTAATCCCTTAGTGGATCGGCTCTATTACATAAGTGGATTCCTAAATTTTGCCCCATATCATGGGATAAGTAAGCAGTTTTTTTTAGTTGTATCGACCCAGTCGCTCACTAATTGATCTTTACGGTGCTTTCTCTATCAATTTGAGAAACTTTATCCATAGAGTAGTAGTATAGGCAATACTTTCTTCGTTTTTTGATTCTCGTGAAGTGTCCTTCCTTCCTACAGCTGATAGGGAAAAATCGTTGTTTTTACGATCCCTATGTAGAAAGCCCTTTTTTCTAGTATTTACTAGAAAATTTgatcctctctttttttttctttctatag contains:
- the LOC119274165 gene encoding 50S ribosomal protein L2, chloroplastic-like; this translates as MGGIGSRIEVIKRILNNTAKHLYKTPIPSTRKETVDRQVKSNPRNNLIHGRHRCGKGRNSRGIITARHRGGGHKRLYRKIDFRRNQKDISSRIVTIEYDPNRNAYICLIHYGDGEKRYILHPRGAIIGDTIVSGTKVPISMGNALPLTDMPLGTAMHNIEITRGRGGQLARAAGAVVKLIAKEGKSATLRLPSGEVRLVSQNYLATVGQVGNVGVNQKSLGRAGSKCCLGKRPVVRGVVMNPVDHPHGGGEGKAPIGRKKPTTPWGYPALGRRTRKRKKYSDSFILRRRK